In a genomic window of Staphylococcus taiwanensis:
- a CDS encoding MATE family efflux transporter — MKDEQLYYFEESPIIKAMMHFSLPMMIGSLLSVIYGILNVYFIGFLDNSHMISAISLTLPIFAILMAFGNLFGVGGGTYISRLLGAKDYTKSHYVSSFSIYCSFVFGLIIAIIAFPFTDQIASVLGASGETLKYTSDYLKIEFLSTPFVILFFVLEQFARAIGKPIISMIGMISSVVLNMILDPILIFGFHLDVVGAALGTAISNLVAALFFIIYFAMKDETLSLKIKHAKPTKAMMQEIFKIGIPAFLMVVLMGVTGLVVNLFLAHYGNYAIASYGISFRLVQFPELIIMGLSEGVVPLIAYNFVSNKTRMKDTIKVVIMSIAAIFAVCMVIVMLFGHSIVQLFSTDPQIVTLATFILKVTMTSLLLNGIGFLFTGMLQATGQGRGATIMAIAQGTVIIPVLFTLNALFGLTGVIWSLLIAETICALLAMLIVYLLRNQLTVDKAALIEN, encoded by the coding sequence ATGAAAGACGAACAATTATATTATTTTGAGGAATCACCAATTATCAAAGCGATGATGCATTTCTCTTTACCAATGATGATTGGATCATTATTAAGCGTGATTTATGGTATATTAAATGTTTATTTTATAGGTTTCTTAGATAATAGCCATATGATTTCAGCAATTTCATTAACATTACCAATATTTGCAATATTGATGGCATTCGGAAACTTGTTTGGTGTAGGTGGAGGAACGTATATTTCTCGATTACTTGGTGCTAAAGACTATACAAAAAGTCATTATGTAAGTAGTTTCTCAATTTATTGCAGTTTTGTATTTGGTTTAATCATTGCGATTATCGCTTTTCCTTTTACTGATCAAATCGCAAGTGTTTTAGGAGCAAGCGGAGAAACATTAAAATATACTAGCGATTATTTAAAAATAGAGTTCTTAAGTACACCGTTTGTTATTTTATTCTTTGTGTTAGAACAATTTGCACGTGCTATCGGTAAACCAATTATTTCAATGATTGGCATGATTTCAAGTGTAGTATTGAATATGATTTTAGATCCAATATTAATATTCGGTTTTCATTTAGATGTGGTAGGTGCTGCATTAGGTACTGCCATTTCGAATCTAGTTGCTGCACTATTCTTTATTATTTATTTTGCAATGAAAGATGAAACATTGTCTTTAAAAATTAAACACGCTAAACCAACGAAAGCAATGATGCAAGAAATTTTCAAAATTGGTATTCCAGCATTCTTAATGGTTGTATTGATGGGGGTTACGGGGTTAGTCGTTAATTTATTCTTAGCTCATTATGGTAACTATGCTATTGCAAGTTATGGTATTTCATTTAGACTCGTACAATTTCCAGAATTAATTATTATGGGACTTTCAGAAGGGGTTGTACCATTAATAGCGTATAATTTTGTATCTAACAAAACACGTATGAAAGACACAATTAAAGTTGTAATTATGTCAATCGCAGCAATCTTTGCAGTATGTATGGTGATTGTAATGTTATTTGGTCATTCAATCGTTCAATTATTTAGTACTGATCCACAAATTGTCACATTAGCTACATTTATCTTAAAAGTAACAATGACTTCCTTATTGTTAAATGGTATTGGTTTCTTATTCACTGGTATGTTACAAGCGACTGGTCAAGGTCGCGGTGCAACTATTATGGCTATTGCTCAAGGTACTGTAATTATTCCAGTACTATTTACCCTAAATGCATTATTTGGTTTAACTGGTGTCATTTGGTCATTACTGATTGCCGAAACAATATGTGCACTTTTAGCTATGTTAATTGTATATTTACTAAGAAATCAATTAACAGTTGATAAAGCAGCTTTGATTGAAAACTAG
- a CDS encoding GNAT family N-acetyltransferase, with product MIKYSNEAPQVQAYCDLRVKTGMSPKSEAAARNGLPNACYNITIYDDDKLIAMGRVIGDGGTAFQVVDVAVDPDYQGQGYGRMILEKIMAYVEEVAEQGTYVSLIADYPADKLYEKFGFQSTEPKSGGMYIVYK from the coding sequence ATGATTAAATATTCAAATGAAGCACCACAAGTTCAGGCGTATTGTGATTTAAGAGTTAAAACTGGTATGAGTCCTAAATCAGAAGCGGCTGCACGTAATGGTTTACCTAACGCGTGCTACAATATTACGATTTACGATGATGATAAATTGATAGCTATGGGAAGAGTCATAGGTGATGGAGGAACTGCGTTTCAAGTCGTAGATGTAGCGGTGGATCCTGATTACCAAGGCCAAGGGTATGGCAGAATGATTCTTGAAAAGATAATGGCATATGTTGAAGAGGTAGCTGAGCAAGGCACATACGTTAGCTTAATTGCAGATTATCCAGCTGATAAGTTATATGAAAAGTTTGGCTTTCAATCAACTGAACCAAAGTCTGGTGGCATGTATATTGTATATAAATAA
- the efeB gene encoding deferrochelatase/peroxidase EfeB produces MSKLDDQQTSQVSRRSFLKMLGIGGAGVVIGASGAGSIFSFKSMFDTPENEEKGAFEFYGKVQAGITTPTQKNCNFVALDLKTKDKATIKDMFKKWTQMSVNMTDGSPAEKDSQNVLMPPVDTGESIGLGASKLTITYGVSKSFLKKVGLSSKIPSGFKDLPHFPNDQLDDEYSDGDIMIQACSNDPQVTFHAIHNLIRPFRDVVKMRWSQNGFVSGKLEETPRNLMAFKDGTVNPRKNDELKKYVFIDDGWAKNGTYCIIRRIQIHIETWDRTSLEEQEATFGRKRASGAPLTGKKEFDSLDLDAKDSTGEYVIDKDAHARLAHEAKTSIKRRAYNYSDGTNAKTGNLETGLLFICFQKSTQQFIDIQNHLGHSDKLNEYITHRGSASFLVLPGVQKGGYLGETLFG; encoded by the coding sequence ATGAGTAAACTAGATGATCAACAAACCTCTCAAGTCTCACGCCGTTCATTTTTAAAAATGCTAGGAATAGGTGGTGCAGGTGTTGTAATAGGTGCTAGTGGTGCAGGTAGTATCTTCTCATTTAAATCAATGTTTGATACACCTGAAAATGAAGAAAAAGGTGCCTTCGAATTTTATGGCAAAGTGCAAGCAGGTATAACAACACCTACCCAAAAAAATTGTAATTTCGTAGCATTAGATTTAAAAACGAAAGATAAAGCTACAATCAAAGATATGTTTAAAAAATGGACGCAAATGTCTGTAAATATGACAGACGGTTCTCCAGCAGAAAAAGATAGTCAAAATGTATTAATGCCACCAGTAGATACGGGAGAGTCTATCGGCTTAGGAGCAAGTAAATTAACAATAACGTATGGTGTAAGTAAATCATTTTTAAAAAAAGTAGGTTTGTCATCTAAAATACCCTCAGGATTTAAAGATTTACCACATTTTCCAAATGATCAATTAGACGATGAATATAGTGATGGAGATATCATGATTCAAGCGTGTTCAAATGATCCGCAAGTGACATTTCACGCAATACATAATTTGATTCGCCCATTTAGAGACGTTGTCAAAATGAGATGGTCACAAAATGGATTTGTTTCAGGTAAATTAGAAGAAACACCTAGAAATTTAATGGCTTTTAAAGATGGCACAGTTAATCCAAGAAAAAATGATGAACTTAAAAAGTATGTCTTTATAGATGATGGATGGGCTAAAAATGGTACGTATTGTATTATTAGACGCATCCAAATTCATATCGAAACATGGGACCGTACATCATTAGAAGAACAAGAAGCCACTTTTGGTCGTAAACGAGCATCTGGTGCGCCGTTAACTGGTAAAAAAGAATTTGATAGTTTAGATTTAGATGCAAAAGATAGTACAGGTGAATATGTTATAGATAAAGATGCACATGCACGATTAGCACATGAAGCTAAGACAAGTATTAAACGCCGTGCATATAATTATAGCGATGGAACAAATGCGAAGACAGGTAATTTGGAAACGGGATTATTATTTATTTGTTTCCAAAAATCAACACAACAATTTATCGATATTCAAAATCATCTAGGTCATAGTGATAAATTAAATGAATATATTACACATCGAGGTTCCGCATCCTTCCTTGTATTGCCAGGTGTTCAAAAAGGAGGCTATCTCGGTGAAACATTATTTGGTTAA
- a CDS encoding acryloyl-CoA reductase produces the protein MSKEFKAFLVDKEQDGKVKSDFTQMTTDDLPEGEVLIKVHYSGINYKDALATTDNNNIVKNYPMVPGIDLAGTVVESDDPTVEEGEEVIVTSYDLGVDHYGGFSEYARVKSDWIVKLPDNLTLEESMIYGTAGYTAGLAIEKLEKAGFMTLEGGKVLVRGASGGVGSLAVLMLSNLGYKVVASTGNKEAVEKLEHLGAKEIIDRISENDDKPLGSRTWQAAIDPIGGAGTPYVTNRIENNGGVALIGLTGGVKFDATVYPYILRGVSLVGIDSVFTPMKLRERVWRRLATDLKSDMLHEIKRKISFSDLPNGIESVLNHKNTGRIVIDFNA, from the coding sequence ATGAGTAAAGAATTTAAAGCATTTTTAGTCGACAAAGAACAAGATGGAAAAGTAAAGAGTGACTTTACACAAATGACCACAGATGACTTACCTGAAGGAGAAGTGTTAATTAAAGTTCATTATTCTGGTATCAACTATAAAGACGCTTTAGCAACGACGGATAATAATAATATTGTTAAAAACTATCCTATGGTTCCCGGCATTGATTTAGCGGGTACAGTCGTAGAATCTGATGACCCTACTGTTGAAGAAGGCGAAGAAGTAATTGTGACAAGCTATGACTTAGGTGTTGATCATTATGGTGGCTTCAGTGAATATGCACGTGTGAAATCAGATTGGATTGTTAAACTACCTGATAATCTTACATTGGAAGAATCTATGATTTATGGTACTGCCGGTTATACAGCAGGCTTAGCGATTGAAAAATTAGAAAAAGCAGGATTTATGACACTTGAAGGTGGAAAAGTACTCGTAAGAGGTGCTTCCGGTGGTGTAGGATCATTAGCGGTATTAATGCTTTCAAATTTAGGTTATAAAGTAGTAGCAAGTACTGGTAATAAAGAGGCGGTTGAAAAGTTAGAACATTTAGGCGCTAAAGAAATCATTGATCGTATATCTGAAAATGACGACAAACCTTTAGGTTCTCGTACTTGGCAAGCTGCCATTGATCCAATTGGTGGTGCAGGCACACCATACGTTACAAATCGCATAGAAAATAATGGTGGCGTTGCATTAATTGGATTGACAGGCGGTGTCAAATTCGATGCTACCGTATATCCATATATTTTAAGAGGTGTGAGTCTCGTCGGCATTGATTCTGTATTCACACCAATGAAATTACGCGAACGTGTATGGAGACGTTTAGCCACTGATTTAAAATCTGATATGTTGCATGAAATTAAACGAAAAATTTCATTTTCTGATTTGCCGAATGGTATTGAATCCGTATTAAACCATAAAAATACAGGTCGTATCGTTATAGATTTTAATGCATAA
- a CDS encoding NAD(P)/FAD-dependent oxidoreductase → MQDVTIIGGGPAGLFASFYSGLRGMSVRIIDVQDKLGGKMQIYPEKIIWDIGGVAPKPCYEIIKDMIEQGLHFNPEVNLNERVTDIRKVAEQHFEVETEEGNIYESKAVIFAVGGGIINPKPLNIKDAERYHLTNLHYVVQSFSKFKGKDILISGGGNTALDWARDLSGIAKSITLIYRKPEIRGYEAMIKVLEDLNVTLLPKTQISELIGDRDCEHIREVKLENIESGETTTKEFDDVIISHGFDHENPLLKDCTSKLDLYDEYRVKGFGNTTTNIPGIFACGDIVHHDAKVHLIASAFSDAGNAANLAKLYIEPDAYKEGYVSSHNDIFKASNKEIINKYL, encoded by the coding sequence ATGCAAGATGTAACAATTATTGGGGGCGGTCCTGCAGGTTTATTTGCTAGTTTTTATTCTGGACTACGTGGCATGTCAGTGAGAATCATTGACGTTCAAGATAAACTAGGTGGTAAAATGCAAATCTATCCAGAGAAAATTATTTGGGACATTGGCGGTGTTGCACCGAAGCCATGTTATGAAATTATAAAGGATATGATTGAACAAGGTTTACATTTTAATCCCGAAGTTAATTTAAATGAACGCGTTACGGATATTCGAAAAGTTGCCGAACAACACTTTGAAGTTGAAACAGAAGAAGGTAATATTTATGAGTCTAAGGCTGTTATATTTGCTGTTGGTGGAGGTATTATAAATCCTAAGCCACTTAATATTAAGGATGCTGAACGTTATCATTTAACCAATCTACATTATGTAGTGCAATCATTTTCAAAATTTAAAGGGAAAGATATTTTAATTTCTGGTGGCGGGAATACGGCACTTGATTGGGCAAGAGATTTATCAGGTATCGCAAAATCTATTACATTGATTTATAGAAAGCCAGAAATCCGTGGTTACGAGGCGATGATTAAGGTGCTTGAAGATTTAAATGTTACCTTATTGCCTAAAACTCAAATTAGTGAGCTTATTGGTGATAGAGACTGTGAACATATTCGAGAAGTTAAGCTCGAAAATATAGAATCTGGAGAAACCACTACGAAAGAATTTGATGACGTCATCATTAGTCACGGATTTGATCATGAAAATCCTTTATTAAAAGATTGCACTTCAAAACTAGATTTATATGATGAATATCGCGTCAAAGGATTTGGTAATACTACAACTAATATTCCAGGTATCTTTGCTTGTGGAGACATTGTACATCATGACGCCAAAGTACATTTAATTGCGAGCGCATTTAGTGATGCAGGAAACGCAGCAAACTTAGCTAAACTATATATCGAGCCTGACGCATATAAAGAAGGATATGTTTCGAGCCATAATGATATCTTTAAAGCGTCGAATAAAGAAATAATTAATAAATATTTATAG
- a CDS encoding DUF2871 domain-containing protein: MRRLLYAFLVYMILGLFSGFYYRELTKAHHFTGDTQLSIVHTHTLILGMFMFLILIPLEKVFKLSSYYLFNWFFIIYNISVIVTIGMMVTKGTYQVLGKSYSAEAFAGFAGIGHTGMLAGLLLLFFLIRQAALKEPRDEQ, encoded by the coding sequence ATGCGTAGATTATTATATGCTTTTTTAGTCTATATGATACTTGGACTATTTAGTGGTTTTTACTATAGAGAATTAACAAAAGCGCATCATTTTACGGGCGATACGCAATTATCTATCGTACATACGCATACGTTGATTTTAGGTATGTTTATGTTTTTAATATTAATTCCACTTGAAAAGGTATTTAAATTAAGTAGCTATTACTTATTCAATTGGTTCTTTATTATCTACAATATCAGTGTCATTGTAACGATTGGAATGATGGTTACTAAAGGGACTTATCAAGTATTAGGTAAAAGTTACTCAGCAGAGGCATTTGCTGGCTTTGCTGGTATTGGACATACGGGTATGCTTGCTGGATTATTACTGTTATTCTTTTTAATACGTCAAGCAGCATTAAAAGAACCTAGAGACGAACAATGA
- a CDS encoding YcnI family protein has product MFKKLLATSLLLFFTVGFFKVADAHVTLNPKAVDPESYERVDVRVPVEQKDHTKKVELDVPKDVQVVNIQPVDEYKYKLDKDKKGNITKITWTAKGKGIGPDEFIDLPVIVASPKEEGKYAFKAIQTYDNGDKVKWTGKENSEHPAPTLEVKKDANAVETKDEKTKDTSNAQQSSGGSIALWIVSIIAIILSLVALFKHSRNK; this is encoded by the coding sequence ATGTTTAAAAAATTATTAGCAACAAGTTTATTACTCTTCTTTACAGTTGGCTTCTTTAAGGTTGCCGATGCACATGTCACTTTAAATCCTAAAGCTGTAGATCCAGAATCTTACGAACGTGTAGACGTACGAGTACCCGTAGAACAAAAAGATCATACTAAGAAAGTTGAATTAGACGTTCCTAAAGATGTTCAAGTTGTGAATATTCAACCTGTAGATGAGTATAAATATAAATTAGATAAAGATAAAAAAGGTAACATTACTAAAATTACTTGGACGGCTAAAGGTAAAGGGATTGGTCCAGATGAATTTATCGATTTACCTGTCATCGTCGCAAGCCCTAAAGAAGAAGGTAAATACGCGTTTAAAGCGATTCAAACGTATGATAATGGAGATAAAGTTAAGTGGACTGGCAAAGAAAACAGTGAACATCCAGCGCCAACTTTAGAAGTTAAAAAAGATGCGAATGCAGTAGAAACTAAAGATGAAAAAACGAAAGATACTTCTAATGCACAACAATCATCAGGTGGTTCAATTGCATTATGGATTGTATCAATTATTGCAATTATCTTGTCATTAGTAGCATTGTTTAAACATTCTAGAAATAAATAG
- a CDS encoding TetR/AcrR family transcriptional regulator, with product MKEDRRIRKTKTAIKRAFTELLKQKDLDKITVQDISNSADINRGTFYLHYEDKYMLLTDMEDECISEVWSLSQFNKFEGSDPEAIANNFINNNLKSVLQHISDNMDFYHTILQLDRKSRLEEKIYSLIKNNMQKYISIDNEIDGIPEMYFHSYVAGATISTIKYWVQDEDRISVEDLTEHIYKIIFNGPLRIMIENHYKRTHTK from the coding sequence ATGAAAGAAGATAGGCGCATCAGAAAGACAAAAACAGCAATAAAGCGTGCTTTTACAGAATTATTAAAACAAAAAGACCTCGACAAAATTACTGTTCAAGATATTTCAAATAGTGCTGATATCAATCGTGGTACATTCTACTTACATTATGAAGATAAATATATGCTATTAACTGATATGGAAGATGAATGTATTTCTGAAGTTTGGTCATTATCACAATTTAATAAATTCGAGGGCAGTGATCCTGAGGCTATCGCAAATAACTTTATTAATAATAATTTAAAGAGTGTGTTGCAACACATCTCTGATAATATGGATTTCTACCATACTATATTGCAACTAGACCGTAAAAGTCGACTCGAAGAAAAAATATATTCCTTAATTAAGAATAATATGCAAAAATATATTAGTATTGACAATGAAATTGATGGCATTCCTGAGATGTACTTTCACAGTTATGTTGCAGGTGCTACGATTTCTACTATTAAGTATTGGGTGCAAGATGAAGATCGTATATCCGTTGAAGACCTAACAGAACACATTTACAAAATAATCTTTAATGGGCCTTTACGTATTATGATTGAAAATCACTATAAACGTACTCACACGAAGTAA
- a CDS encoding copper resistance protein CopC/CopD, with protein MVKLKRGTKVVLATLLMFLLVLIPNLQNIASAHATLEKTTPSQNGVVSKHPDSFELTYNEPVNADYSGITIYNDKGKKVADVKPSTTGHSQTLSFPADKVKHGTQQIEWHTVSADGHEISDRFEFSVGKKTANGVDTTPAFYEQPDFWFGLFRYIAEGATIILVGLYWLNGIARRNNLSTFDIFPRHVAVSLIMMMAYLMSLVLYLMTLSSDVLDAVLTLNPSALIQFPYILSSIALITLSGLFVLRNMEKSWYWIVSILMILTLSMSGHAWSQSVPLWSIILRTLHLTGISLWLGALVYLLISVFTRKRDAVDLLKEILFKVNAAAVGIIIISGILMSIDETKILSIWSNMQTWTVFLLIKIIGTLIMMGLGFMQTTRALNKKYRVNKISLIVEVTIGIVLILAGVIMSQISIP; from the coding sequence ATTGTGAAATTAAAGCGAGGTACAAAAGTAGTTTTGGCGACGTTATTGATGTTCTTATTAGTATTGATACCAAATTTACAGAACATAGCCTCAGCGCACGCTACATTAGAAAAAACAACACCCTCCCAAAATGGTGTGGTTTCCAAACATCCCGATAGTTTTGAATTGACATACAACGAACCAGTTAATGCAGATTATTCAGGAATAACAATCTACAATGATAAAGGTAAAAAGGTAGCCGATGTTAAACCTTCAACAACTGGTCATTCACAAACATTGTCATTTCCAGCAGACAAAGTTAAACATGGTACGCAACAAATTGAATGGCATACTGTATCAGCTGATGGACATGAAATCAGCGACCGTTTCGAATTCTCAGTAGGCAAGAAAACAGCCAATGGTGTAGATACCACACCCGCTTTTTATGAGCAACCAGATTTTTGGTTTGGTTTATTTAGATATATAGCAGAAGGTGCCACAATAATTTTAGTTGGTTTATATTGGCTTAATGGTATTGCACGACGTAATAATTTATCAACGTTTGATATTTTCCCACGACATGTGGCTGTATCTTTAATTATGATGATGGCTTATTTAATGTCACTTGTATTATATTTAATGACATTATCGTCTGATGTATTAGATGCAGTGTTAACGTTAAATCCAAGTGCCTTAATTCAATTTCCTTATATTTTAAGTTCAATAGCATTAATTACTTTAAGTGGACTTTTCGTATTAAGAAATATGGAAAAATCATGGTATTGGATTGTCTCCATTTTGATGATACTAACTTTAAGTATGTCAGGACATGCTTGGTCTCAAAGTGTGCCTCTATGGTCAATTATTTTAAGAACATTACACTTAACAGGTATCAGTTTATGGTTAGGTGCACTCGTATATTTACTTATTTCAGTATTTACACGTAAAAGAGACGCTGTAGATTTATTAAAAGAAATTTTATTTAAAGTAAATGCTGCGGCAGTTGGAATCATTATTATTTCAGGAATACTAATGTCAATTGATGAGACTAAGATATTATCAATTTGGTCGAATATGCAAACTTGGACAGTATTCTTGCTCATCAAAATAATAGGTACATTGATTATGATGGGATTAGGTTTTATGCAAACAACGCGTGCACTTAATAAAAAATATAGAGTTAACAAAATATCTTTAATTGTTGAAGTAACGATTGGTATTGTACTTATTCTTGCCGGTGTTATTATGAGTCAAATCAGTATTCCATAA
- a CDS encoding ABC transporter permease: protein MNIFKSILLWVTPLAAIALLVIFSLAFYPAYNPKPKELPIAVVNNDKGVNIQGNKVNIGKKIEDKLMTSKSETIKWVKVDHVSDLQNGFNKEKYYGAAIFNEDFSKNAMSKTQKVVMDSKKQEMKDKVESGEVPAQAAQQMQKKMGNQKVDVKAATFKTITNKGVSMQASQIVGNVLSGMGDNLNNQITKQSIQTLSKQDVKVNPSDIKGITNPVKTDNQTLHKIEDHQAGGNAPFLMFMPVWMGSLVTSVLLFFAFRTTNNTSVRQRIIASIGQIVFAVVTALLASFAFVAFMHGILGFDFGIGNMSRVAIFITISMLGFIGLILGIMVWLGMKALPIFILLMFFSMQLVTLPKQMLPKNYQTWVYSIDPFTHYANTLRRIIYMGQHIELNTTVWMMLGFMAFGVISSITSAVVRKHSTKRTEVPS, encoded by the coding sequence ATGAATATATTTAAAAGTATTTTACTCTGGGTTACACCTTTAGCAGCGATTGCTTTATTAGTCATCTTCTCTTTAGCGTTCTACCCAGCATACAATCCAAAACCAAAAGAACTACCAATTGCTGTAGTTAATAACGATAAAGGTGTCAATATTCAGGGGAATAAAGTAAATATTGGTAAAAAAATTGAAGATAAATTAATGACTAGCAAATCTGAAACAATTAAATGGGTTAAAGTTGATCATGTATCAGATTTGCAAAATGGATTCAATAAAGAAAAATATTATGGTGCTGCCATTTTTAACGAGGATTTCTCAAAAAATGCAATGAGTAAAACTCAAAAAGTAGTTATGGACAGTAAAAAACAAGAGATGAAAGATAAAGTTGAGTCTGGTGAGGTTCCTGCTCAAGCTGCCCAACAAATGCAAAAGAAAATGGGTAATCAAAAAGTTGATGTAAAAGCAGCTACATTTAAAACTATTACTAATAAAGGTGTAAGCATGCAAGCTTCTCAAATAGTAGGTAATGTGTTAAGTGGCATGGGAGATAACCTAAATAATCAAATCACAAAACAAAGTATTCAAACATTGTCAAAACAAGATGTGAAAGTTAATCCATCAGATATTAAAGGTATTACGAATCCTGTAAAAACAGATAATCAAACGCTTCACAAAATTGAGGATCATCAAGCTGGCGGTAACGCACCATTCTTAATGTTCATGCCTGTTTGGATGGGATCATTAGTAACGTCTGTATTATTATTCTTTGCATTTAGAACAACTAATAATACATCTGTCAGACAAAGAATAATCGCTTCAATAGGTCAAATCGTGTTTGCGGTTGTAACTGCTTTATTAGCAAGTTTTGCTTTTGTAGCATTCATGCACGGTATATTAGGATTTGATTTTGGCATTGGAAACATGAGTAGAGTTGCCATCTTCATAACAATTTCAATGTTAGGATTTATCGGTTTAATCTTAGGCATCATGGTATGGTTAGGTATGAAAGCATTGCCAATCTTCATACTTCTTATGTTCTTTAGTATGCAATTGGTAACTTTACCAAAACAAATGCTTCCAAAAAATTATCAAACTTGGGTATATAGCATCGATCCATTTACACATTATGCTAATACACTAAGAAGAATTATCTATATGGGTCAACATATCGAATTGAATACTACAGTATGGATGATGCTTGGCTTTATGGCATTCGGTGTTATATCTAGCATCACATCTGCTGTTGTAAGAAAACACAGCACAAAACGTACAGAAGTTCCATCATAA
- a CDS encoding MarR family transcriptional regulator: MEVTYQYLVRMLAHEMKHYADRKLNEYNVTQEQSHTLGYMYRHKDRGITQNELLNTFQRKGSTVSSTLKSLENKGLIYRMVDPNDSRRKNLKLTEEGNQLVESFVTIFDDIEEILVKDFNKEEKDELKSFFNRMYENIKEAN; this comes from the coding sequence ATGGAAGTAACATATCAATATTTAGTAAGAATGTTAGCGCATGAAATGAAACATTACGCTGACCGTAAACTAAATGAATATAATGTCACTCAAGAACAAAGTCATACATTAGGTTATATGTATAGACATAAGGATAGAGGCATTACTCAGAATGAATTGCTCAATACTTTTCAACGAAAGGGATCTACTGTGAGTTCAACTTTAAAAAGTTTAGAAAATAAAGGCCTCATCTATCGTATGGTTGATCCTAATGATTCTAGACGTAAAAATTTGAAACTTACTGAAGAAGGTAATCAACTTGTTGAATCTTTTGTAACGATTTTTGATGATATAGAAGAAATACTGGTCAAAGACTTTAACAAAGAGGAAAAAGATGAATTAAAATCTTTCTTCAACAGAATGTATGAAAATATTAAGGAAGCCAATTAA